From a single Miscanthus floridulus cultivar M001 chromosome 8, ASM1932011v1, whole genome shotgun sequence genomic region:
- the LOC136470017 gene encoding uncharacterized protein, with protein MHAAHTDRGHLRARQKHRCTTAVPTLSFISLINSSRGLQTDSLPLLRCVSEMLDFMSGSVEVASKAPRKSALGVLFASIQ; from the exons ATGCACGCAGCGCACACAGACAGAGGACATCTCCGTGCGCGGCAGAAACACAGGTGCACAACTGCGGTTCCCACCCTCTCCTTTATTA gcttaataaattcgtctcgtggtttacagacggattct CTCCCATTACTACGATGCGTTTCTGAAATGTTGGATTTCATGTCAGGATCTGTCGAAGTTGCAAGCAAAGCCCCGAGAAAATCGGCCCTTGGCGTCCTCTTCGCGAGCATCCAATGA
- the LOC136473723 gene encoding uncharacterized protein isoform X1 yields MACAGAARKISAVLYHYPCPDGAFAALAAHLYFSAAAHPVRFFPNTVYDPIRSDSLPLEEIKDVYLLDFVGPPGFVEDISTKVERVTILDHHKTAFESLSGNASLGQNVTKVIDMQRSGATIAFYFFRNKLLTEVSTLRGNESGKVVAEVKYVPDNKVETVHKLFKFIEDGDLWRWKVPNSKAFSSGLKDLDIEFNVNANSKLFDQLLELDPEHVVSHGQATLLEKQRLIDDCLEKYYEISLGSGQFGNCLAVDADAISNLRSELGNQLASKSCDLNLRGIGAVVYKVPELNNDQMLKISLRSLEQEDTTCISQEYGGGGHRNASSFMLSLTEFDRWKVGAGPYRPKGA; encoded by the exons ATGGCCTGCGCCGGCGCCGCGCGGAAGATCTCGGCGGTGCTCTACCACTACCCGTGCCCAGACGGTGCGTTCGCCGCGCTCGCCGCTCACCTCTATTTTTCCGCCGCCGCCCACCCCGTCCGCTTCTTCCCCAATACGGTCTACGACCCCATCAG GAGTGATTCACTTCCGTTGGAAGAAATAAAAGATGTTTACCTGCTTGACTTTGTGGGACCTCCCGGTTTTGTTGAAGATATATCCACTAAAGTCGAAAG AGTAACGATCCTGGACCATCATAAAACTGCTTTTGAAAGTTTGTCTGGGAATGCCTCACTTGGGCAAAATGTGACCAAGGTGATAGACATGCAGCGTAGTGGTGCGACAATTGCATTTTACTTCTTTAGAAACAAGCTCTTGACAGAAGTTAGCACCTTACGGGGTAATGAAAGTGGTAAAGTTGTAGCCGAGGTCAAATATGTACCTGACAACAAGGTTGAAACAGTGCACAAGCTTTTTAAGTTTATTGAAGATGGGGACTTATGGAGATGGAAAGTTCCAAATAGCAAGGCCTTCAGCAGTGGACTTAAAGATTTGGACATTGAATTCAATGTCAATGCAAACAGTAAATTGTTTGATCAG TTGCTGGAGTTGGATCCTGAGCATGTCGTTTCCCATGGACAAGCAACATTATTAGAGAAGCAAAGATTAATAGATGATTGTCTggagaaatattatgaaatttccCTGGGAAGTGGCCAGTTTGGGAATTGTCTG GCTGTTGATGCTGATgctatttcaaatttgagaagcGAACTTGGAAATCAACTAGCTAGCAAGAGCTGTGATTTGAATCTAAG GGGAATTGGGGCTGTTGTATACAAAGTCCCTGAGTTGAATAATGACCAGATGCTGAAAATAAGTCTAAGAAGTTTAGAACAAGAAGACACAACTTGTATCTCTCAG GAATATGGTGGTGGGGGACATCGGAATGCAAGCTCGTTTATGCTGAGTTTGACTGAGTTTGACAGGTGGAAGGTCGGAGCTGGACCTTATCGACCAAAAGGTGCATAA
- the LOC136473723 gene encoding uncharacterized protein isoform X2, with product MACAGAARKISAVLYHYPCPDGAFAALAAHLYFSAAAHPVRFFPNTVYDPIRSDSLPLEEIKDVYLLDFVGPPGFVEDISTKVERVTILDHHKTAFESLSGNASLGQNVTKVIDMQRSGATIAFYFFRNKLLTEVSTLRGNESGKVVAEVKYVPDNKVETVHKLFKFIEDGDLWRWKVPNSKAFSSGLKDLDIEFNVNANSKLFDQAVDADAISNLRSELGNQLASKSCDLNLRGIGAVVYKVPELNNDQMLKISLRSLEQEDTTCISQEYGGGGHRNASSFMLSLTEFDRWKVGAGPYRPKGA from the exons ATGGCCTGCGCCGGCGCCGCGCGGAAGATCTCGGCGGTGCTCTACCACTACCCGTGCCCAGACGGTGCGTTCGCCGCGCTCGCCGCTCACCTCTATTTTTCCGCCGCCGCCCACCCCGTCCGCTTCTTCCCCAATACGGTCTACGACCCCATCAG GAGTGATTCACTTCCGTTGGAAGAAATAAAAGATGTTTACCTGCTTGACTTTGTGGGACCTCCCGGTTTTGTTGAAGATATATCCACTAAAGTCGAAAG AGTAACGATCCTGGACCATCATAAAACTGCTTTTGAAAGTTTGTCTGGGAATGCCTCACTTGGGCAAAATGTGACCAAGGTGATAGACATGCAGCGTAGTGGTGCGACAATTGCATTTTACTTCTTTAGAAACAAGCTCTTGACAGAAGTTAGCACCTTACGGGGTAATGAAAGTGGTAAAGTTGTAGCCGAGGTCAAATATGTACCTGACAACAAGGTTGAAACAGTGCACAAGCTTTTTAAGTTTATTGAAGATGGGGACTTATGGAGATGGAAAGTTCCAAATAGCAAGGCCTTCAGCAGTGGACTTAAAGATTTGGACATTGAATTCAATGTCAATGCAAACAGTAAATTGTTTGATCAG GCTGTTGATGCTGATgctatttcaaatttgagaagcGAACTTGGAAATCAACTAGCTAGCAAGAGCTGTGATTTGAATCTAAG GGGAATTGGGGCTGTTGTATACAAAGTCCCTGAGTTGAATAATGACCAGATGCTGAAAATAAGTCTAAGAAGTTTAGAACAAGAAGACACAACTTGTATCTCTCAG GAATATGGTGGTGGGGGACATCGGAATGCAAGCTCGTTTATGCTGAGTTTGACTGAGTTTGACAGGTGGAAGGTCGGAGCTGGACCTTATCGACCAAAAGGTGCATAA
- the LOC136473722 gene encoding PH, RCC1 and FYVE domains-containing protein 1-like — MAGGLEWRSSATTTRGVEQAIITLKKGAHLLKCGKRGKPKFCTVRLSYDERALIWHSKEREKRLSLNSVSSVVLGQKTTKLLRLHWPEKESHSLSVIYKNGESSLDLVCKDRDQAECWYLGLTALISAPCTPLLLVNSTNSRRINSCTNSPPSYIQQRNRLFAVHDGRNFTKVHSLYGSPRLIQNKYLHSNLDCSEPFFSPRQKAWSELDSYLEKISPELVNRVKNNLRDIKSAEKIKDQSITQMPKPKQSEGSNAATDSLKDIFVWGDVLGRMSDHGHVSATNISLPRLLKSSQILDVQSIARGEKHAAIVTKQGQVFSWGEENGGRLGHKTSDSVSDPKIIDSLASTPVKTIAFGAKYTCAVSVSGELYEWGEGIHSLGFGNNQCQRSPWFPHKLISTSDGISVSKIACGQWHTAIVSSTGKLFTYGHGTFGVLGHGDTISVVQPKEVESLRGLRAKSVACGPWHTAAIVETSGTLKSNAPCGKLFTWGDAGGGKLGHTDKKSKLVPTCVELLIDCDFTQVSCGMSLTAVLTITGVVFTIGSKEHGQLGNPRSENSSICMVEGPLKTEFVKDISCGSSHVAVLTMNGKVFTWGKGTEGQLGLGDYVDRSCPTLVEALEDKQVDSIVCSSNFTAVICVHREISSKDQSVCSSCRLAFRFTRKKHNCYNCGSLFCNSCSSNKVERAALAPDKSKQCRVCDACFNELNKTAEHGKMSCGSRIRKEESYTPKLSRMLKEANFIMEKMSSAQIPNQRNQESDTLNQMQKQRWGQVECPDQFKCARDNIPHWLTSKQQTIDVCRIGRMTDLVSQKTTAPLPQATNDRRKEQALMEKILLEEVKQLQAQVTTLVEECRHRSLKIQLYKRKLEETWLIVRDEATKCKAAKEIIKVLTNQRNALSNKLLDDLELGGSSILPDPPDKTLVTGKIPPLNSIRDQHNIEEVDMQSATSSNTVVVDDSAVHQNGRRTSNSSRGYDGGTDSTVAPTDSNGVIEQIERGVYITVVTSPSGKKGIKRIRFSRKHFGEAEAQKWWEENESRVFAKYNSMEYLAV, encoded by the exons ATGGCCGGGGGCTTGGAGTGGAGGAGCTCTGCAACCACAACCAGAGGAGTCGAGCAG GCCATTATTACTCTCAAGAAAGGTGCACATCTCCTGAAATGTGGGAAGAGAGGGAAACCCAAATTCTGCACTGTCAGGCTATCTTAT GATGAGAGAGCACTAATATGGCACtccaaagagagggaaaaacgttTAAGCTTGAATTCAGTGTCCAGTGTAGTTCTTGGACAGAAGACT ACAAAACTTTTGCGTCTGCATTGGCCAGAAAAGGAATCTCACTCCTTGTCAGTAATATACAAGAACGGCGAATCCTCTCTAGACTTG GTTTGCAAAGATAGAGATCAAGCTGAATGTTGGTATTTAGGCCTTACAGCCCTAATATCAGCGCCATGCACCCCATTACTTCTGGTTAACTCAACAAACAGCCGTCGGATAAACAGCTGCACGAATAGCCCTCCTAGCTATATTCAGCAAAGAAATAGGCTTTTCGCAGTGCACGATGGAAGAAATTTCACAAAG GTACATTCGCTATATGGCAGTCCTAGGTTGATACAGAACAAGTACTTGCACAGTAATTTGGATTGCTCCGAACCATTCTTTTCTCCAAGACAGAAAGCATGGTCAGAACTAGATTCCTACTTGGAAAAGATTAGTCCCGAATTGGTAAATCGAGTAAAAAATAATTTGAGAGACATAAAATCTGCTGAAAAAATTAAGGACCAAAGCATTACTCAAATGCCTAAACCCAAACAATCTGAGGGATCAAATGCAGCAACAGATTCTCTGAAGGACATTTTTGTCTGGGGTGATGTTCTGGGTCGTATGTCAGATCATGGACATGTATCAGCAACCAATATATCACTTCCAAGGTTATTGAAATCGTCGCAGATTCTTGATGTGCAGAGCATTGCCCGTGGAGAGAAACATGCGGCAATAGTTACTAAGCAGGGTCAGGTATTCTCTTGGGGTGAGGAAAATGGAGGGAGATTGGGACACAAAACAAGTGACAGTGTCTCTGATCCTAAGATCATTGACTCTCTTGCCTCCACACCTGTGAAGACTATTGCATTTGGGGCAAAGTACACATGTGCAGTTTCAGTCTCAGGAGAACTTTATGAATGGGGTGAAGGGATTCATAGCCTAGGGTTCGGGAACAATCAGTGTCAAAGAAGCCCATGGTTCCCGCATAAATTGATCAGTACTTCAGATGGCATATCTGTATCGAAGATTGCATGTGGTCAGTGGCAcacagctatagtatcctccacaGGTAAGCTATTCACATATGGACATGGGACATTTGGTGTTCTTGGACATGGTGACACAATTAGTGTTGTTCAGCCGAAAGAAGTGGAGTCCTTGAGGGGCTTAAGAGCCAAGTCTGTCGCATGTGGACCATGGCACACTGCTGCTATTGTGGAAACATCAGGAACACTCAAGAGCAATGCTCCTTGTGGGAAGCTGTTCACATGGGGCGACGCAGGTGGAGGGAAGCTGGGCCATACTGACAAAAAGTCAAAGCTTGTACCAACTTGTGTCGAACTACTCATTGATTGTGATTTTACTCAGGTATCCTGCGGTATGTCACTAACAGCTGTGCTAACCATAACAGGTGTTGTATTTACCATTGGAAGCAAGGAGCATGGTCAGTTAGGGAATCCTCGATCTGAGAACTCATCTATTTGTATGGTTGAAGGGCCACTTAAGACTGAGTTTGTCAAAGATATATCCTGCGGCAGCTCCCATGTCGCAGTCTTGACAATGAACGGAAAAGTGTTTACCTGGGGCAAAGGCACAGAAGGGCAACTTGGTTTAGGGGATTATGTTGACAGGAGCTGCCCAACTCTAGTGGAGGCCCTGGAAGATAAACAGGTGGACAGTATAGTTTGTTCTTCCAATTTCACTGCTGTCATTTGTGTGCACAGGGAAATCTCAAGCAAAGATCAATCTGTATGCAGCAGTTGCAGGTTGGCATTTCggtttacaaggaagaagcacAACTGCTACAACTGTGGTTCCTTGTTCTGCAATTCCTGCAGCAGCAACAAGGTTGAAAGGGCTGCCCTTGCACCAGATAAGAGCAAACAGTGTCGTGTTTGTGATGCTTGTTTCAATGAGCTGAATAAAACAGCTGAGCATGGCAAAATGAGTTGTGGATCAAGGATCCGAAAAGAAGAATCTTATACACCAAAGTTATCACGAATGCTTAAGGAAGCAAATTTCATCATGGAAAAAATGAGTTCAGCACAAATTCCCAACCAGAGAAATCAGGAATCAGACACTCTGAATCAAATGCAAAAACAGAGGTGGGGACAGGTAGAATGTCCTGATCAATTCAAATGTGCAAGAGACAACATTCCACATTGGTTGACATCGAAGCAGCAGACAATTGATGTTTGTCGTATAGGGAGAATGACTGATCTAGTCTCACAAAAGACTACTGCCCCTTTGCCACAAGCTACTAATGATAGGAGGAAAGAACAAGCTTTGATGGAAAAGATACTGCTGGAGGAAGTGAAGCAGCTTCAAGCACAG GTAACCACTCTAGTGGAAGAATGCCGGCATAGGAGCCTGAAAATTCAGTTGTATAAACGAAAACTTGAGGAAACCTGGTTGATAGTGAGGGATGAGGCCACAAAGTGCAAAGCTGCAAAGGAGATTATAAAGGTTTTAACAAATCAG AGGAATGCTTTATCAAATAAACTTTTAGATGATCTGGAACTAGGCGGTTCCAGTATCTTGCCTGACCCACCCGACAAAACTCTCGTCACTGGCAAAATTCCACCGCTAAACAGCATCAGGGATCAACACAACATAGAAGAAGTGGATATGCAATCTGCAACATCTTCTAACACTGTTGTGGTGGATGACTCAGCTGTGCATCAGAATGGCAGAAGAACCTCCAATAGCAGCAGAGGGTACGATGGGGGAACAGATAGCACAGTTGCTCCTACTGACTCCAATGGAGTGATTGAGCAAATTGAGCGTGGGGTGTACATTACAGTCGTTACATCCCCAAGTGGTAAGAAGGGAATCAAGCGCATCCGGTTCAG CCGGAAGCATTTTGGGGAGGCTGAGGCACAGAAATGGTGGGAAGAGAATGAGAGCAGGGTATTTGCAAAGTACAACAGCATGGAATACTTGGCAGTATAA
- the LOC136470016 gene encoding DEAD-box ATP-dependent RNA helicase 42-like has translation QAGECHHRDREDRKERERARRREERDREERERSRRRGDADGEEDDDRDRKRRRRSSHHHHRDPEPEEEVDAEEAERRRQRKKEEDMEAEQQRLDDEMERRRRRVKEWQEKRREQQQQDGGGAGGASAVAAAESDGINAAGKKWTLDGEESDEEGDKEDGKKAEENGVAGDMDVDLPNGDGDANGGAGMEEDEIDPLDAFMNSMVLPEVAKLESTADRRGAAD, from the coding sequence CAAGCTGGAGAGTGCCACCACCGGGATCGAGAGGACCGGAAGGAGCGggagcgggcgcggcggcgcgAGGAGAGGGACCGCGAGGAGAGGGAGAGGTCGAGGCGGCGCGGCGATGCGGATGGCGAGGAGGACGACGACCGGGACCGCAAGCGCCGCCGCCGGTCctcgcaccaccaccaccgggacccggagccggaggaggaggtggacgccGAGGAGGCGGAGCGCCGGCGCCAGCGGAAGAAAGAGGAGGACATGGAGGCCGAGCAGCAGCGCCTCGACGACGAGATGGAGCGCCGGCGCCGTCGCGTCAAGGAGTGGCAGGAGAAGCgccgcgagcagcagcagcaggacggCGGCGGTGCCGGTGGCGCTTCTGCTGTAGCAGCGGCCGAGTCTGATGGCATCAATGCGGCGGGGAAGAAGTGGACCTTGGATGGCGAGGAGTCTGACGAGGAAGGGGACAAGGAGGACGGCAAGAAGGCTGAGGAGAATGGCGTTGCCGGTGACATGGATGTGGATTTGCCCAATGGGGATGGCGATGCCAATGGTGGTGCTGGGATGGAGGAGGACGAGATTGATCCGCTCGATGCCTTCATGAACTCCATGGTGCTGCCAGAGGTTGCCAAGCTGGAGAGTACTGCAGACCGACGTGGTGCTGCAGACTGA